In Halanaerobiaceae bacterium ANBcell28, the following are encoded in one genomic region:
- a CDS encoding flavin reductase family protein — protein sequence MREVRYNQYAEEAIQGLSQGAFLTVKDGDKVNTMTIGWGNIGFIWGKPVFMVMVRGSRYTYEFMEKNDEFTVSIPFSNNMKDELKFCGTKSGRDYDKFQECNLKAIPGKKVAVPLVAGCDLHYECKIKFKQEMDPKDLDIDYNEKWYTEGNYHTLYFGEILASFYDDEI from the coding sequence ATGAGAGAAGTTAGATATAATCAATATGCAGAAGAAGCAATTCAAGGATTATCACAAGGAGCGTTTTTAACTGTTAAAGATGGAGATAAGGTCAACACTATGACAATCGGCTGGGGTAATATTGGCTTTATCTGGGGAAAGCCCGTTTTCATGGTAATGGTTAGAGGCTCTCGCTATACTTATGAGTTTATGGAAAAAAACGATGAATTTACTGTTAGTATTCCTTTTTCTAATAATATGAAAGATGAGTTGAAGTTTTGTGGTACTAAGTCAGGCAGAGATTATGATAAGTTTCAGGAATGTAATTTAAAAGCCATTCCAGGCAAAAAAGTAGCAGTTCCATTAGTAGCTGGCTGCGATCTTCATTATGAATGTAAGATAAAATTCAAACAGGAGATGGACCCTAAAGATTTAGATATTGACTATAATGAGAAATGGTATACAGAAGGAAATTATCACACTTTATATTTTGGAGAAATTCTAGCTAGCTTTTATGATGATGAAATATAA
- a CDS encoding NAD(P)/FAD-dependent oxidoreductase: protein MKCDILIIGGGVVGTAIARELSRYNLEIVLLEKEDDVAMGSSKANSGIVHAGYNSPADTLKARLNVKANPQFDKLCADLDVPFKRIGSLVIAFNEDELKQLKWEKENGEKLGIKGLKILSRDELLEKEPNLNPKAKYGLYAPSAGIVSSYELTIALADNAVINGGKVMLETEVRDIIEEKGRIQGVKTNTGDFYASYVINAAGLFADEIANYSNDTKIEYSLRKGEYHLYDKNWGNFVTHILFPTPSKVSKGILITPTVHGNLMIGPNAEETKDKKDLSTSKVALNEVFESAKKLVPDLKRLDIINSFSGIRAKEKSNDFIIAASKGLEGLINVAGIQSPGLSAAPAIAEMLLDILHEYNHELKRDIDLSFKKNFKETLTPKKRLYRTDYYNWQEIIAENPDFAEIVCRCEKVSKGEIIHAINRPVPATSIDAVKRRTRTGTGRCQGGFCQPRVLEILAKELNISPLKVSKKGKGSCLLFARTKEMLLSKMAGEKL from the coding sequence ATGAAATGTGATATTCTTATAATTGGTGGAGGTGTAGTGGGAACTGCAATAGCTCGCGAACTATCCCGTTATAATTTGGAAATTGTATTGTTGGAAAAAGAAGATGATGTGGCCATGGGTAGTAGTAAGGCCAATTCTGGAATTGTTCATGCTGGTTATAACTCCCCTGCTGACACATTAAAAGCCAGATTAAATGTTAAAGCTAACCCTCAGTTTGATAAGCTTTGCGCAGACCTTGACGTTCCATTTAAAAGGATTGGTTCATTAGTAATTGCATTTAATGAAGATGAGCTTAAACAATTAAAATGGGAAAAAGAAAATGGAGAAAAATTAGGTATAAAGGGTCTTAAAATATTAAGTAGAGATGAATTGTTAGAAAAAGAGCCTAATCTGAATCCTAAAGCAAAATACGGTCTTTATGCTCCTAGCGCTGGAATAGTATCAAGTTATGAACTTACAATAGCGCTGGCAGACAATGCTGTTATTAATGGAGGCAAAGTTATGCTAGAAACCGAAGTAAGAGATATAATTGAAGAAAAGGGAAGAATTCAGGGTGTTAAAACAAATACTGGAGATTTCTATGCTTCATATGTAATTAATGCTGCCGGTCTTTTTGCTGATGAAATAGCTAATTATTCTAATGATACAAAGATTGAATATAGCTTACGAAAAGGTGAATATCACCTTTATGATAAGAACTGGGGTAATTTTGTGACACATATATTATTCCCAACCCCTTCTAAGGTATCAAAAGGAATATTAATAACCCCTACAGTACACGGGAATTTAATGATTGGGCCAAATGCTGAGGAGACAAAAGATAAAAAAGATTTAAGCACAAGTAAAGTTGCTTTGAACGAAGTCTTTGAATCAGCCAAAAAATTAGTCCCTGATTTGAAAAGACTTGATATTATTAATTCATTTTCTGGTATTCGAGCAAAAGAAAAATCAAATGATTTCATCATAGCTGCCTCAAAAGGATTAGAGGGTTTGATTAATGTAGCGGGAATTCAATCACCGGGTTTAAGTGCTGCCCCTGCTATTGCTGAGATGTTGCTAGATATTTTGCATGAGTACAATCATGAATTAAAAAGAGATATTGATTTATCATTTAAAAAAAACTTTAAAGAGACTTTAACTCCTAAAAAAAGGCTTTATAGGACCGATTACTATAATTGGCAGGAAATTATTGCAGAAAATCCTGACTTTGCTGAGATTGTCTGTCGTTGTGAAAAAGTAAGTAAGGGTGAAATAATTCATGCTATAAATAGACCAGTGCCGGCCACGAGTATAGATGCTGTTAAAAGAAGAACTAGAACGGGTACTGGAAGATGTCAAGGAGGCTTTTGCCAGCCTCGTGTACTTGAAATTCTGGCTAAAGAATTAAATATATCTCCTCTGAAAGTGAGTAAAAAAGGTAAAGGTTCATGCTTATTATTTGCCAGAACAAAAGAAATGTTACTTTCCAAGATGGCTGGTGAAAAGTTATGA